One Rhizobium rhododendri DNA segment encodes these proteins:
- a CDS encoding sugar ABC transporter ATP-binding protein, translating into MSAALKPAPQNGDIVLSAHNVAKSYGNVHALKGVNFDIRRGKVTTLFGENGAGKSTLMKILSGVVTPTSGDIVLDGERVVFNSSTDARDRGISIIHQELSLAPNLSIRDNIFMGREIRGPMGVDFAEEARQVKALMADLNEVIDPMTRVEELRLGQQQIVEIARALSVDSRILIMDEPTSALSATEVEVLFKVIRDLTSRGVSIVYISHHLEEALQITDYAVVLRDGAMTAKADVKDIDLEWIVRNMVGENFDLGSPPSGYEFGDVALSVSGVSVADATGTGYSVVDNLSLDVRAGEIVCIYGLMGAGRTELLECVAGRVPSTGGKVMLEGQDVSKLSIADRIGRGLALVPEDRQRDGLVQTMSVGTNLSLASIGTFVKGMLLSHSREKALIDDSIRNVHIKTAGGGAPIGSLSGGNQQKVVIGKILATHPRVILLDEPSRGIDIGAKAEVFKLLAERAAQGLAVVFSTSEVSECLSIAHRIIVMSKGRISAQFGSDATKEQIMAASGEAVIEQ; encoded by the coding sequence ATGAGCGCCGCCCTCAAGCCCGCACCGCAGAACGGCGACATCGTTCTTTCGGCTCATAACGTCGCCAAGTCCTACGGCAACGTTCATGCCCTGAAGGGCGTCAATTTCGATATCAGGCGCGGCAAGGTGACGACGCTGTTTGGTGAAAACGGCGCCGGCAAGTCGACGCTGATGAAGATTTTGTCTGGTGTGGTGACGCCGACCTCCGGGGATATCGTGCTCGATGGCGAACGCGTGGTGTTCAATTCATCGACGGATGCCCGCGATCGTGGCATCTCCATCATCCACCAGGAACTCAGCCTGGCGCCCAACCTGAGCATCCGTGACAATATCTTCATGGGTCGCGAGATCAGGGGCCCGATGGGCGTCGATTTCGCCGAGGAAGCCCGCCAGGTCAAGGCGCTGATGGCCGATCTCAACGAGGTCATCGATCCGATGACCCGCGTCGAGGAGCTCAGGCTCGGGCAGCAGCAGATCGTCGAGATCGCCCGCGCCCTTTCGGTCGATTCCCGCATCCTGATCATGGACGAGCCGACATCGGCGCTGAGCGCTACCGAGGTCGAGGTGCTGTTCAAGGTCATCCGCGATCTCACCAGCCGCGGCGTATCCATCGTCTATATCTCCCACCATCTCGAAGAAGCGCTGCAGATCACCGACTATGCGGTGGTCCTGCGCGATGGAGCCATGACGGCCAAGGCCGACGTCAAGGACATCGATCTCGAGTGGATCGTCCGCAACATGGTCGGCGAAAACTTCGATCTCGGCTCGCCGCCATCGGGCTACGAGTTTGGCGATGTCGCGTTGTCGGTCAGCGGCGTCAGTGTCGCCGATGCCACGGGCACCGGCTACTCCGTCGTCGATAACCTGTCGTTGGACGTGCGCGCCGGCGAGATCGTTTGCATCTACGGATTGATGGGCGCCGGTCGTACCGAGCTGCTCGAATGCGTTGCAGGTCGTGTCCCGTCGACCGGCGGCAAGGTGATGCTCGAAGGCCAGGACGTGTCGAAGCTCAGCATCGCAGATCGCATCGGTCGCGGGCTGGCGCTTGTTCCCGAAGATCGCCAGCGGGACGGGCTCGTCCAGACGATGTCGGTCGGTACAAACCTGTCGCTCGCCAGCATCGGCACTTTCGTCAAGGGCATGCTGCTGTCGCACAGCCGCGAAAAGGCGCTGATCGACGACTCCATCCGCAATGTCCACATCAAGACGGCGGGCGGCGGCGCGCCAATCGGGTCGTTGTCTGGCGGCAACCAGCAGAAGGTCGTCATCGGCAAGATTCTCGCCACCCATCCCCGCGTCATTCTCCTCGATGAGCCCAGCCGTGGCATCGATATCGGTGCCAAGGCCGAGGTCTTCAAGTTGCTCGCCGAACGGGCAGCGCAGGGGCTTGCGGTGGTGTTTTCGACATCGGAAGTCTCGGAATGCCTGAGCATCGCCCACCGCATCATCGTGATGAGCAAGGGCAGGATCTCGGCGCAGTTCGGGTCCGACGCAACAAAAGAGCAGATCATGGCCGCCTCGGGCGAAGCCGTGATCGAACAATGA